A genomic region of Prochlorococcus marinus XMU1405 contains the following coding sequences:
- a CDS encoding DUF561 domain-containing protein, with protein MSLINLLPQKIKEELRSKSLLKVISGLNNFDVQSVKIIVEAASLGGADLVDIACKPELVDLALKNSTLPVCVSSVVPRSFQDCVKAGASLIEIGNYDTFYEKGIHFSDKKVLNITKETRDLLPNFPLSVTVPHTMPIDKQVDLAVKLVEEGVDIIQTEGGTSSTPYSPGIQGFFEKSVPTLAATYAIHQEFKKQSLNIPIMSASGLSQVTCPLAISSGASAVGVGSVINKLNDLISMIAVVRGLKESLKNSIIGEKIS; from the coding sequence ATGAGTCTGATTAATCTTTTGCCACAAAAAATCAAAGAAGAGTTAAGAAGCAAATCTTTACTCAAAGTTATTTCAGGATTGAATAATTTCGATGTTCAGTCTGTGAAAATAATTGTTGAGGCTGCTTCATTAGGAGGTGCAGATCTTGTCGATATTGCTTGTAAACCTGAACTCGTTGATTTAGCACTAAAGAATTCAACACTACCCGTTTGTGTCAGTTCAGTAGTGCCTCGATCTTTTCAAGATTGTGTAAAAGCAGGAGCATCATTAATTGAGATAGGAAATTACGATACTTTTTATGAAAAAGGCATTCATTTTTCAGATAAAAAAGTTTTAAACATTACAAAAGAGACGAGGGATTTATTGCCTAATTTTCCTTTATCAGTAACTGTTCCTCATACTATGCCTATTGATAAACAGGTTGATCTTGCTGTAAAGCTAGTCGAAGAAGGCGTTGATATTATTCAAACAGAAGGTGGTACCAGTTCTACTCCTTACTCTCCAGGAATTCAAGGTTTTTTTGAAAAATCAGTACCAACTCTTGCAGCTACCTATGCTATCCATCAAGAATTTAAGAAACAATCTCTGAATATACCAATCATGAGTGCCTCTGGATTAAGCCAAGTAACTTGTCCACTAGCAATATCCTCTGGAGCCTCAGCAGTTGGCGTTGGATCTGTGATTAATAAATTAAATGATTTAATATCAATGATTGCGGTTGTTAGGGGCTTAAAAGAATCTTTGAAAAATTCAATAATTGGAGAAAAAATTTCTTAG
- the tilS gene encoding tRNA lysidine(34) synthetase TilS, producing the protein MTDKKLSQKNWSSWHHQLHKEILNKKILIPKGSNILLSVSGGQDSMALLTLINDLKKLHNWSISVWHGDHQWHKKSSLYALELKDYCEDRNISFSFDQANKVNISSEEKAREWRYKKLCERAKTLLNKNQEKHNIYLLTGHTSSDNAETFILNLSRGSNFAGLSNIESKRLIENQIYLIRPILIFSREDTKQFCNDMKIPIWEDPTNSDLKLKRNLVRKKIIPTLEVIYPGCSERINNFSQKMSKYNNERNDLSELAYLYCKDVKGIDRNLLNGMCIEARCTILNRFLKEISAKQCSSKNLTKLATSIYEKNKGQINLQEFLKIVWDKNYINFEKS; encoded by the coding sequence ATGACTGATAAAAAATTAAGTCAGAAAAATTGGTCATCATGGCATCATCAGCTTCATAAGGAGATTCTTAACAAAAAAATATTAATTCCCAAAGGATCCAATATTTTATTAAGTGTTTCGGGGGGTCAAGACTCAATGGCCTTATTAACCCTAATTAATGACCTAAAAAAACTACATAATTGGTCTATTAGTGTTTGGCATGGTGATCATCAGTGGCACAAAAAATCATCACTATATGCTCTTGAATTAAAAGATTATTGCGAAGATAGAAATATTTCATTCTCTTTTGATCAAGCAAATAAAGTAAATATTTCTTCAGAAGAAAAAGCACGAGAATGGAGATATAAAAAATTATGTGAAAGAGCCAAAACTTTATTAAATAAAAACCAGGAAAAACATAATATTTATTTGTTAACTGGTCACACGAGTAGTGATAATGCAGAAACATTTATCCTGAATTTATCAAGAGGAAGCAATTTTGCAGGTCTGAGTAATATTGAGAGTAAAAGATTAATAGAAAATCAAATTTATTTAATAAGACCAATATTAATTTTTAGTAGGGAAGATACAAAACAATTTTGCAATGATATGAAGATCCCAATCTGGGAAGATCCTACAAATTCAGATCTTAAATTAAAAAGAAATTTAGTAAGAAAAAAAATTATTCCTACTTTAGAAGTCATTTATCCAGGTTGTTCTGAAAGGATAAATAATTTTTCCCAAAAAATGAGCAAATACAATAATGAACGTAATGATCTTAGTGAACTAGCTTATTTATATTGTAAAGATGTTAAAGGTATAGATAGGAATCTCCTAAATGGTATGTGTATTGAAGCGAGGTGCACAATTTTAAATAGATTTTTAAAAGAAATATCTGCAAAACAATGTAGTTCTAAAAATCTGACAAAAT
- the uvrB gene encoding excinuclease ABC subunit UvrB: MNNYKLQAPYEPNGDQPEAIKKLVKGVNNGKQFQTLLGATGTGKTFTIANVIQQTGRPALVLAHNKTLAAQLCNELREFFPKNAVEYFISYYDYYQPEAYVPVSDTYIAKTASINEEIDMLRHSATRSLFERKDVIVVASISCIYGLGIPSEYLKAAVKFEVGKSINLRSSLRSLVENQYTRNDIEITRGRFRIKGDVLEIGPAYEDRLIRIELFGDEVEAIRYVDPTTGEILESLEQVSVYPAKHFVTPKERLESAISAIRSELKIQLDKFTYEGKLLEAQRLEQRTKYDLEMLKEVGYCNGVENYARHLSGREEGSPPECLIDYFPKDWLLVVDESHVTCPQLHAMYNGDQSRKKVLIDHGFRLPSAADNRPLKCEEFWEKSKQTLFISATPGQWELDKCDGEFIEQVIRPTGVLDPVIDVRPSEGQIEDLLSEIRIRAEKKQRVLVTTLTKRMAEDLTDYLSENKVRVRYLHSEIHSIERIEIIQDLRIGEYDVLVGVNLLREGLDLPEVSLVAILDADKEGFLRAERSLIQTIGRAARHVEGVALLYADNFTDSMKRAISETERRRTIQKKYNQVNGITPKPAGKKIENSILSFLELSRKLDAGGLSKDLINIVNNKTDAILGSSDNQCLLEELPDLIEKLEIKMKDAAKELNFEEAANLRDRIKKLRQKLARNN, from the coding sequence ATGAACAACTATAAGCTTCAAGCTCCTTACGAACCAAATGGAGATCAACCAGAAGCTATTAAAAAATTAGTTAAAGGCGTAAATAATGGTAAACAGTTTCAGACTCTTTTAGGAGCTACTGGAACTGGTAAAACATTTACCATTGCCAATGTAATTCAACAAACAGGAAGACCAGCACTTGTTTTAGCCCATAACAAAACGTTGGCTGCACAACTATGTAATGAATTAAGGGAATTTTTTCCAAAAAATGCTGTTGAGTACTTCATTTCTTACTACGATTATTATCAACCTGAAGCTTATGTACCTGTAAGTGATACTTACATAGCCAAAACTGCTTCAATTAATGAAGAAATAGATATGCTTAGGCATTCTGCAACACGCTCATTATTTGAAAGAAAAGATGTAATTGTTGTAGCCTCAATAAGTTGTATTTATGGTCTTGGTATACCGAGTGAGTATTTAAAAGCTGCAGTTAAATTTGAAGTGGGAAAATCAATAAATCTACGTTCTTCTTTGAGGTCTCTTGTTGAAAATCAATATACTAGAAATGATATTGAAATTACTAGAGGTAGATTCAGAATTAAAGGCGATGTTTTAGAAATCGGTCCAGCTTATGAGGATAGATTAATTAGAATCGAATTATTTGGTGATGAGGTCGAAGCTATTAGATATGTTGACCCTACTACAGGTGAAATACTTGAAAGTTTGGAACAAGTTAGCGTTTACCCAGCGAAGCATTTTGTGACCCCAAAAGAAAGACTTGAGAGTGCAATAAGTGCAATTAGAAGTGAATTAAAAATTCAACTAGATAAATTTACATACGAAGGAAAATTATTAGAGGCTCAACGACTAGAACAACGCACAAAATATGATTTAGAAATGCTCAAAGAGGTTGGTTATTGTAATGGAGTTGAGAATTATGCCCGTCATTTATCAGGTAGGGAAGAAGGTTCACCGCCAGAATGCTTAATAGATTACTTTCCCAAAGATTGGTTGTTGGTAGTTGATGAGAGTCATGTAACGTGTCCTCAACTTCATGCCATGTACAACGGTGATCAATCTAGAAAAAAAGTTTTAATAGATCATGGTTTTAGATTGCCCAGTGCTGCAGATAATAGACCTTTAAAATGTGAAGAGTTTTGGGAAAAATCAAAACAGACATTATTTATAAGTGCAACTCCGGGTCAATGGGAATTAGATAAATGTGATGGTGAATTTATTGAGCAAGTTATAAGACCAACCGGGGTATTAGATCCTGTAATTGATGTAAGACCTAGTGAGGGCCAAATAGAAGATCTATTATCTGAAATAAGAATTAGAGCTGAAAAGAAGCAACGAGTGCTTGTCACAACACTTACCAAGAGAATGGCTGAAGATCTAACTGATTATTTATCTGAAAATAAAGTAAGAGTTAGATATTTGCATTCCGAAATCCATTCAATTGAAAGAATTGAAATTATTCAAGACCTCAGAATTGGCGAATATGATGTTTTGGTAGGAGTTAATTTATTAAGAGAGGGACTAGATCTTCCTGAAGTATCCTTAGTTGCCATTTTAGATGCTGATAAAGAAGGTTTTCTCAGAGCTGAAAGGTCATTGATTCAAACAATAGGAAGAGCTGCAAGACATGTTGAAGGTGTTGCCTTGCTCTATGCAGATAATTTCACAGATTCAATGAAAAGAGCAATATCTGAAACTGAAAGAAGAAGAACTATTCAAAAAAAATATAACCAAGTCAATGGTATTACCCCAAAACCTGCAGGCAAAAAAATAGAAAATTCAATATTATCTTTTCTAGAACTTTCCAGAAAATTAGATGCTGGTGGTTTATCTAAAGATTTAATAAATATAGTCAATAACAAAACTGACGCAATTCTCGGTTCCAGTGATAATCAATGTTTGCTCGAAGAATTGCCTGACTTAATAGAAAAGTTAGAAATTAAAATGAAAGATGCTGCAAAAGAGTTAAATTTTGAAGAAGCAGCAAATTTGAGGGATAGAATCAAAAAATTAAGACAAAAATTGGCAAGAAATAATTAA